From uncultured Desulfobacter sp.:
CCATATCAAAGGTATGATGGGTCTGATCCAGAGAAAACTCATCTCTGGTGTTGAAATCATAATAAGCCTGGACTGTCCAGATATCATGTTTAGAATTTTTTAATGTCCACCGGCCCAGAATATTTCCCCCGTGGGATTTTACACTGTCCACAAAAGAGTAATTATCAGGAGATAAGGGAGGAGTAACGTCCTGTTCACTATCCACCTGGAAGATATCTCCCTGGAGGGTCCATGTATGACGAATGCCTTTGTCGCCATCAATTCTGAAGCCGGCCTGACCGTTTTTCCATCCGTCGTTCCCGTCGCTGCCGTCGGTGGCTTTTACAAAGGAATTCCGGTCATTTCCCATGGCATAGAACCGGGCATAGGTATCCGTATTCAATTTGGTCCCCACCCTTGCACTCGCCATGAGTTTTTCGTGAGTCCCTGTTCCCAGGCTGACTAATCCCCCCTGGGTATCCGATGCCGGCAGGGTTATGATATTTATAATGCCGTTTACGGCATTGGCACCCCACAGGGTTGCCCCGGGCCCCCGGATAACTTCTATCCGTTCCACATCTTCCAGCAACACATGCTGAAGATCCCAGTATACCCCTGAATAACTTGGGGTATACACGCTGCGGCCGTCAATTTGTACCAGCAGTTTATTGGCAAACGAGCCGTTGAATCCCCTTGAAGAAATGGCCCACCGGTTGGCGTTGATCCGGGCCACCTGCAGTCCCGGGACCAGCCGGAGGGCTTCGGCAATGCTTGTTGCGCCGGAGTCGAGTATTTTTTCCCGGTGGATGACATAGACAGCGGCAGGAACATCTGAGAGGATCTGGGACTTGCGACCAGCAGAGGTAATCTGGACATCCATTAAATTAGCCAGATCCATCTCCAGTATATCTTCGTCACCTGTATTTGCGAAAACAGACGTGACTATGGAATAAAATAAAAAACAGACAACAAAATTTACAGGAATCCAAAAACTCCAGCGCATTCAACCTCTCAAAAAAAAATTATTTTTTGCTTAATTTTTTTTAAAAAATAAGGAGGGGTGTTCAATCCTTTGTAGCCCAAGTTACACCTAACCTATCTTTTAGATATTACGTTGTAAGTTAGTGTGGTTAGATAATTTTTTTGTACAAAACTGGTTTTATGGCACTATTTTTCTTTTGTGTATTTTACGCTTGATTGTTTTCCCTGGATAAAAAGCAATTCCCAAAACGGTATATATTTATAATTATGATCGTAGCATAATCATTTTTTGTTATCAGCACAATCCATTTTTTGTTTGTTTCAGCTTAGCCCATCTTTTCGATAGTACCTTATAAGTAGCTGTAATTAATTATAGATATTTTCTTTAACTGGTTTTATGACCTAAAGTTTCCTGTAAACTAATTGATCATCTTGCTATGCAACCATGCGTAGCAAGGTTTTAACGAAAGATTTTTGTGGGTTTTGCCCCGGCACAGGGCAAACCCTATAAAAATCAGAACTCAATGCTGCCTCCGCTATAGTCTTGCGCACATCAGAAAATGCAAATCCGGCTCGTCCCCGAATTTTATGTCTTCTGTCTGGTGCATTTTCCAACCTGTCGGCATAGATCCATGTCAGCGTTGTGGCCATCATGCAGAAGTTAAGATGATTCAGTACGGATTCCGAATTCCGAACTTGTGATTTTGAGCTACCAATTTCCTGCTTGATCTCCTTAAATCCGGATTCTATTTTCCAGCGTGCGCCATAATATTCTATAATTTGCTCAACAGAAAGCGTTAAATTTGTGGTCATGAGAGCAACGTATCGTGTTTTCCGATAAACAAAAACAACTCGTACCGGACATTTCATCGTTTTCAACATAACGATTTGTGAATACGCCTGTACTTCCCTTGTTTTGCCGTACAAGAAAACCATATAAGCCCGGCACTTTTTTTTCCAGCATGCTGCACAATCAGCCACAGAACCCAGACGGCTGCCATATTTTCGTGGGCGACCAACCTTGCGTTTTCCTGTAGAAACAGGGGCAAGATCATATAGCGTAATATTTGTTCGCATACGAGAGAGTAGATGGAAAAAGCCGCCTTCACCACGACCCAGCCTGGACCAGAGGCCGTCATTGCCAAACCAACTATCTGCAATAACTAACACTGGTTGCTGAAAATAATTTCGAATATCCTTTATCATCGTGGCAGCCTGTGTCATCTTGCTTTCAAAGGAAAGAACCTTCCCTTTTCGTTTGGCAGTAGCAGATTTTGCCTCAATATTCTTTTTCATCATATAAAAACGAAAATCAAGGGGCAGGCAGGCCCATCGAGATTTTATTTTTTTCAATAATCCTACTGCCAGAATACACTGTGACCATGGATATGAACTCTGGTTTGACTTTGCTGCATGATCGTGAAAATGTGCGCAACCAAAAATTTTCCTACCACTTTTTGGGTTTATGGAATCATCCAGTGCTACCATTATTCGTCCGTCTGTACCTGGTGACGGAATCATTCCCCACATAGCTTGCCATAATTTTTTCCATGGCAGTGTTGGACTCGCCATAAATGCATAAAACCTCTGGCTATGCAGTTTTAGACCAAACAAAGTTTGAAGGGCACGTAACAGGTTAGAGGTGATTGATGATGTAAACGGTACCACTACAGCGAGCAACGTGTATGCAAACCAGACTTTTCTTTTCTGTCCCTGAGCTGTATTAGAAAATTCAGCTTGCAAAGGCTCTGTCAAATCACGTAATATAAACATGGTGGGTCGTTCCTTTTTTGTATAGTTTCAAGTATTTAGGCAATTGAAATATACTACAGGAGCGCCTACTTTTTCAAGGGTTATTGGGTCTTTATTTCAAATAAAAACAGTATGTTATCATAAAAAATCACTTAGGTTTGGCATGAAAAATGAAAATCAATTTCCATGCCAATTGCATTTTAAGTTGCCCTAAGGTCGGTTTTAATTTTTAGGAAACTTCAGTTATGACATTACTTTTGTTTTTTTATCGCTGGGTTTTACGGTATGTGGCAAGTTTAAAGCGTCCAGGCAAAACCGGCCCGAACCGGGTAATGATCGGATGGGAAAAGGCCGTTAAAGGAATCCTGTATCACCTGTTTAAATACGGGAGACAAACCGTTCCTGTATAGTATCCAGTCGATGTGACGCCCTGTTTTTTTCCCGGTAAAATCGTGGGCGGTGGTAATAGACTCACCTTCCATGACCAGACCATATCCCCGGGATTTAAAACACCGATGGGCAGGCGAACCCGGGGTGGTGTTAAAGTCACCAGTGATGATCTGTGGTATTCCCTTGGGAAAACGTTTAATAAATTCCATGATTAGACCGGCACTTTCTTGCTGGACCTTGGATGCAAAATCAAAGTGAGTGTTGACCATGAGCAGATGCCGGTTTTTCTTTTTAAACCATCCAATAACACATTGACGGGGCCATATGGAACCGGGAAGTCGGGAAGGGATGTCCGGGGTGTGGCTTAAAAAAAAGTGGCGATGACCCAGGCATTCCCAGGACGAATCGAACAGGATCAGGTTATTCTGCCACCGTTCAATCCTTTTGTTGTACCAGCCAATGTGATTGTGGTGCATCAGTGACCGGGTCAGAAATTCGGCCTGAAAATGATTGACCTCCTGGAAGCCGATAAAATCTGAAGGGTAGTCTTCCAGGATTTTTGCTACCAGAGTCTTCCGGTATTCCCAGGCATGGGGACCGTCTTTGGCCAGGCCGAACCGAAGATTAAATGTCATGACGGAGACCGGGGTATCGGTCTTGTTTTTGTCCTTTTTGGGGACGGATATGGAGGATATCTTTGACATAAGGCCATAGAATGCGATATTCCCTTCCGCCTGTCAACACCCGGTTGTATTCAAAACAACGCATATAAATTTTTTTTCAACGCCGAGGTTGGGCAAATGAACAAAAACTTGATCATCGAGTGTAAATGATGTATAGATGCCCGGATCAAAATGGACGGTATTATGTATAAAGACAGGGTATTTGCAGAAAAACGGACCACGATTACACCTTTCAGGTTCAATGAAAAAGTAGCCCGGGTATTTGAAGATATGCTGGTCAGATCAGTGCCGCTGTACGGTGAAGTACTTAAACAGCAGGCAAGGATTGCCCGGCAGTACTATAAACCCGGAACACAGATTTTTGACTTGGGCTGTTCCCATGGCAATTTGGGCGTTTTACTTCTTGACTGCTTCGACGGTGTTAGATTTAAAATGATTGCTGTTGACAGTGCCGAGCCCATGATCCAGCGGTTTAAAAGACGGCTTGCCGTCCATGACAGCCACGGCTGTATTGATCTTGCCTGTGCCTGTATTGAGAATATTGTAATTTCAAATGCATCTGTGGTGGTAATCAATTTGACCTTGCAGTTCCTGGATGCTGAAAAGCGGGATTGTCTGATTCAATCCGCCTTTAACGGGCTTTGCAAAGGCGGTATATTGTTGCTCACGGAAAAAACCATTCATCCTGATCCACAAATGAATGCCCTGGAGCAGGAATATTATTACCAATTTAAACGGGAAAACGGATATACGGAACTTGAAATCAGTCAGAAGCGGGATGCCCTGGAACGGGTACTGGTTCCCGAGACCGTGGCAGACCATGAAAACCGTATACAAAAGGCCGGGTTCTCCTCATTCAATGTCTGGCTGAAGTGGTTTAATTTTACATCCATGATGGCTGTTAAATAGAATAACATCAGGCTACCGACACCGCTGTCAATTATTTCGCCTGTATACGTTTAGTTAAGCGTCCACCCGATCCTATCTTATAAACATTGGTGTTTCCACTGTGTTTATCGTAAAAAAGAATAAAACGTGGGCCAGAATAATTTCCTGTATGATAACCGATCACGATATCCCACGACTTACGCCAACCCTATAGTGTTCTACAGGCCTTCAATCTCCCCTTTTTCTGTGTCAAGCTTGAGGTCAATATATTAATATTGCATGGTCAAGCATTTTTCGTTATCATTATAGAATGTTTAATAAAGAACAGCTTAATGCCATTGACACGATAATCAAGTCGCACCTGATTGATTCAGGTGTTGAGAATGTGATTTATATTGATATGGCCGGCAATTCAATCACCCAGCATGATAATGGGAATTCAAATCTGGATTACATGGCATTCGCGGCACTTGCGGCTGGAAACTTTGCCGCAGTCGACGCTATGGCTAAACTTATCGGGGAGTCTGAGTTTTCACTATTGTTTCATAAAGGGGAAAAATCAAGTATACATTTCAGCAAAGTAACGGAAAATACAATTTTGATTACCATGTTTCCCAAATCAATTTCCTTGGGGATCGTCCGGTTAAAAGTGTCCAAAGTCGTTACAGAGATCAATGAGATTTGCAGTACCTGACCCGTTGATAATTCGATTTCATTTTTTACATCTATAAAAAAAGGGGCCATGGCTTGGCACTTGTAAATGTAAAAACAAAAGAAGTTAAAGTTAAAATAGTCTATTACGGCCCTGGACGGGGCGGTAAAACAACCAATCTCGAGTATATTAACAAGACCTACAGAGATCAAATTAAATCCGAGATGGTCAGCTTGAAAACCCAGGACGACAGGACCCTTTTCTTTGATTTCCTCCCTTTTGACATTGGACGGATTAAGGGGTTTAAAGTTATTATCCAGCTTTATACAGTCCCGGGCCAGGTAAAATACAATGCGACCCGCCGTCTCGTTCTCAAAGGGGTGGATGGTATTGTTTTTGTCGCGGATATTCAAAAATTCCAGCGTAAACGGAATATTGAATCTCTGAACCAGCTTTACGAAAATTTGAAAACTCATAACCTGGACCTGTTTGATCTGCCCCTGGTGATGCAATATAACAAAGTCGATCTGCGCAACAAAGGGGAGGATGTGATACCTACAAAAATCTTACAACAAGATTTAAATTCGGTACTCCGTGTCCCGGCATTTGAAGCGAGTGCTCTTGGTGGTGGCAATGTGATGAAAACGCTCAAAAAAATTATTTCCATGACACTTGCATCCATTCAGGATCAGCTTTTCTAAGGAGGCGCATTGGACCAAGACAGCAATTCAAGGATTACCTCGACCATTCAGGAGCTTTCAGGGTTGATTGCCTCTTTTGAGAACGGCATAACCGATCAAGATGTACAATTGTTCGTACAGACTGCTTCCGGCCTCAAAATACAGCTTCAGGATCAAAAACGATTGTCGCCTTTAGGGCAAATGATTCTTTCACTTGGAAAGTACCTGGCATCCAACCAGGCCGCAGCCCATCAGGGAACTTTGCCGTTGTTGCAAGAGCAGCTTGATGCCTTGAAGACTTTAATAACGGGCAGGGATCTGGATCCGGCAGGGCAAGACCGGCTGGTAAAGGAAATGATCGGTAAATTCAAGGCGTTTAGGGAAGATGTTGTTCCTCCGGCCCCGGTTCCCGGAGATCTGGATGAACTGAAAGCCGTTGTTTTGTCCATTGATTGGGAAATCACAAAAGGGACCATCAGTCAATTCAAAGCGGCTGTGGATCATTTGTTTCAGAAATGGAGAGGCCATTGGGTAAATATAAACCTCCTTAAGATCATGCAACACATTGTAAATTATATCGAATCTAAAAAGGAGGCTGCCCATACGGATTCCATTGATGTCTTGAAGTCCGTTTATATCATTCTTGAAAAAGTGGTTCATCAGCCTGGATTGAGTGTGCCTGAGAAAAAGCAACGTCTTGATCAAGCGATTGAGTTGTTTAACAACTTTAAAAAACGGGCTATAGTGCCCCCTGGGAAAACTGTTGAGTCCAAACAGGAAGGTTCTTCTCAGTTCCAGCAGGACATGCCTCCCGCCCTTTCCCACTTAAGTCATGAAACAAAACAAATTCCAGCGGACAGTTCGGAAGTAACATTGCTTGACCCTGAAGAAGCCATGGTGCAGCCGGTTGCCCGGAATAAGGCAGACGAGGAAAATATACAGCCAGCCCTGCAAGGGAAAATAAGCGATTCACCGGGATCCGGCAACGTGATGGATAATCTTTTAAATCCCAAAGAAACAGAAGCGGATAAAATGCTGGATCGCATCCATCTCATGGACGTTAACAGCACAAATCCGGTTCACAATCCTGATGCAATGGCCGGGGCAGATCGCGAACTCAAACCCGGTATGAGCGAAATTACCCGTTATGATAAGCAATCTAAACCGATTCCGGAAATCGAAGACACGCTGAATGAATTCTTTGGTATTGATATGGAGTCGGATACGGGCGAAGATATTAGTTTGGAAGAACCTTCAGAAGCAGAGGCTCTGCAAGACAATACAGATACTGATACAGAAGGTGTCGTTCCATTTGATTACGAAGATGAAGTTGATGAGACCTCAAATTTCTCATCCCAGGTCCCGGTTAGTGAGTCAGATGATCCGGATTTGACCGTACTAAAGAATTTAGAAGAGGCCTTTTGCGAGCTCCCGGCGGATGTTGACCAGACAGACCGGACGAAAATATTACAGGATCTGGAGAGACTTGGAACCAAATGGGAAGATGAACCGGTAAAATCAAGTCTGGTTAAAATAGTTGGGTTACTGTTTGACAGGCTGAGTATTCCTCAGGTTGAGCAGACGTCGGTTCAGGAAGGATCTTTCAGGTCGGACGATCAGGCCTCCCAAGCAGGGCCTGAACCAAAGCAGGAACCGGATATAACCCACAGCCCATCCCCGGACCCTGCTCCACAAAAAGGCGTATTGTCAAAACTGAAACGTTTTTTCAGATTCGGACTCTGACCTGACATGTGTATCGTATGATTGCTTTTTGCGAAGACTGCGGAAAAAAAAATCATTTGCCTGATCCGGCAGACGGAACAAAAAGGATCATTTTTCAGTGCAGCAGGTGCGGATATCCCAATAATTATGCTGCCAAGGCCCCCCCACATCCTGACAATACGCTTGCATACGATCATGGACATGAGGTATTCGATCCGTTGCTTGGCGCAATATCAGCCCTGTCCGAAATTGACGGGGCCTTTGTTTTTAGCAATGTTGACGGATTGATTGCATTCAACATGCCCAGGCTGTTTTCTGAAGAACAGATAAAAGCCTTGGCAGCACTTTTAGAACAGACGTATGAAGGCCCCAAACAGATATACCGCGGTATTAAGGATATGGTGCTGGTCACACAAGACAAAGCAGTCCTGGTAAAATCTATGGGCCGGTCTAAATTTCTTGTGGTGGTTGCGGCCCAGTTTCCGTTACCTGCCAAAATTATGGAAAAACTAAACAATATTATCGCCTCTTTTGGAAAGAAGAGATCAAAGATGACGCCATAATGAATAAAAAGATAAAGGGGTTGGAAAAAATAGCCCGTATAAAAGGGGTTCGAGAGTTCCTGCTGGTAGATGAAAACCGTGTTATCAAAGCCCATGGGACAAAAAATCCTGAAAAAAAGGCTGAATCTATAATAAACTGCAGTCAAAAAGCCGGAAGTATATCAAGGTCCGGTTATCAATATCTTTTGTTTTCCAGGGAGAACCAAAACCATTTGCTGGTATTTCCTGTTGGAACATTTGCTCTGGGAATTATACAGGAAAAGGGAGTGAACAGTCTTATGCTGGCAAACCAGGTTAAAGAGGCATTAAAAGATATCGATTTTATCTGAATTAAAGGAGTCACCCATGAACACTGAAACCATTATTCTGGTTTTTACTTTGGCCATTTACCTTATCATAATTTTTGTATTCAACAAGGCACGGATGAAATATTCCGGCGGCAAGATCGGTAAGGTGATAAACCTGATACTGGTGACGGTATCTTTGTTGTTTGTTTCTGATTATTTGGTGTTTTTGGAAAGTTACCTGAATTCGGAAAGTCTGAATATTCTGAGATCCATATTCAGAACAGCCGGGCTCGGATTTCTGGCATATGGGGGGGCAAAGATAGCCGATTCATAAATCAGGAAAAAAAAGAAAAAATACCGCCTTTGCCTTTCGTTTTGAATTCTGCTTTGATATCCATAATAATGCTGCTGAAATCATTTACGATTTTATCTTTCTCAACGGAACTGGTCTGGTATTTTTCGACATAACTCAACATTTTTTCAAGATCATCGACGACTTTGAGCAAGGATTTTGTGCCGAGTATATTGCCCATATTTTTTAATATACGGTAACAGTATTCATTGAATCCGGTTATTAAAATTTTTCTTCTATCTTCAGCAGGGGACACGTGAACCATGGCATTTGAAATCTGCGTCAAGTTGGGTCTTTTGTCATTGTAAGGGGAATAGGTTTTAAGAATTTGCTGGAATTGTTCGGGAAGGTCTTTTTTGGCATCTTCAAAGACGGCACTGGTATGGTCTCCCAGTTCGTTTGTCAAGGTTTTAAGGATAACTGAAATAAGATCGCCGTATACTGTGATAATAGCAGAATAATCGTCTTCATCTCCTTCGCCGTTCAGTGAGACTTCCTCTTTTTCCACAATCATTCCGGATGAAATCACGGAAAACAAAATTTTGTATACGGCAAAATCATCATACCCGCTCTGGTTAATTATCTGGCGAACTGTCCGCGTGCCATCCACAAGAGAAAGCACACACCATTCATTTGCATTGAGTTTTATTTCATTTTTGTTCGGGACAGTTCCCGACATTTTGTAAACCATCTTGTCCGAAGGGATACATTTTTTCAGTACGGATAATTCATCAATTCGTCTGGACGCCTCAAGTATCAATTTCATGGGATTGAGCTGGGTAACAATCATCCCCTTGAGGTTTAATTTTTCATCCTTGTAGTCAAACTTTCCTTTTTCGCAGAAAAAAAGATTGTAAAGGATTGTTTCTACTTGGCGGATATTGTATTTTTTCAATGTTTCCAGTGATATATATCCCTTGTTAACCAATATTTTGCCCAGATGTGCTTTACTTTCCTTGGCAAGGTCGAGGCATTTTTTCAACTGTTGTTCGGAAATTACGCCATTGGTTCTCAATAAAAAACCCAGTCGCGCCTCTTTAAGTGATGCTGTGGCATAAACGATGGTGCCGTTATTGAAAAAAACCCGGCTTGTATCGTCATTGCCGGTAACGGTCAACATCCCAGTTCTTTCGTCATTGCACAATAACTGAAAGATACTTGCCAGTGCCAGGCCTTCAAAGTCTCCCTGAAAATTCACTTTACACCTGCTAAAAAAATAACTGCATTTATGTTTCCGTGGATTATTTTATTGACATGAGTTTGCACATCTTCAATATGCCATAATGTGCCGAAATTTGAAATGAATTTTCCGTATTTGATTATCGGCATGGGTTCCGGAAAATCGGCAATATCAGAGACTATTCAGACAGGATTGTCAGAAAAAACAGAGTGGTTATATCGGGAAATTCGGTTTGTTCAAGCTGGTTCCGGCGTTGGAATCTGATGAGCGACCGGGTCAGTTTGGTGTCTACAATGCCGTCAATTTCATCATGGTATAAATCAATTTTTTGTAACATAGTCTGAAGTTGTCTGATTTCGCGACCTTTAATTCCGTTTTCATATTTTGATATCATCAGGGTGGGCTTCCAGAATAAAAAGAAGCGGATGTGTACAGGGTTCAATAGAATTTTTTCATAAATGTGATATTTCTTTTCGACAATCGCAGGTAATGAAGTGAAATGAATCAGCATCATTCCTGTTTCGTTGTAGATTCTATCGCTAATGTCGTCAAAGTTTTCTGAGAAGATTGCCTTCAAAAAAAGCGGTTCATATATTTCAAGGTTATATGCCGTTAAAAATTCGATCAGCTTATCATCTCTATATTGAATCGGTTTTTCATCTATTTTATGCAAGGTGGGGAGCGGTTCCGGGGCCTGTATATTTTCTTTCTTCGCGACGGGTGGTATTGGTTCCGGCTTAAGACTTTGCGTTTTTTCTCCTTTGCCGCTCCAAAAGACTAAGGCTGTGGCAATCAAGCCGAACAATACGGCAGCGATGATTATTTTGGTAATGACTGAGTTGAAAGTTAACGATTTGAAAACATTTCTCCACCTTTTTGGTACGATAAATGTGTCTTCAACATATTTTTTAGTAATGGTTCTTGTGCGATCTTTAAATGCGTTATGAAGCGCCCGATCCATAATTGCCCTGATCTGGTCAACCCTGCCCGTGGACAAACGAAATACTTCCTGATGGGTTTTTTCTTCGATAATGATTTGGTGGTTTGCGCCGGCAGCATTTAATACAAATTGGATATATACAATGGTCTGCTCAGCAGTTAATGGTTGATTGGCATTTAGATTGAAGCTATGGAAAAATATAAGATCTTCCCGGCCGGACGAGAACGGATCGGTGTTTAATCGAAAATGATTTAAAAATTCAGCATTATCAAAATTAGATTTTGGTTCATCCATAAACTTAACTAACTTTTTTATATGAAAGAACTAAACTAACCAGTTAGTTTCT
This genomic window contains:
- a CDS encoding transposase, which encodes MFILRDLTEPLQAEFSNTAQGQKRKVWFAYTLLAVVVPFTSSITSNLLRALQTLFGLKLHSQRFYAFMASPTLPWKKLWQAMWGMIPSPGTDGRIMVALDDSINPKSGRKIFGCAHFHDHAAKSNQSSYPWSQCILAVGLLKKIKSRWACLPLDFRFYMMKKNIEAKSATAKRKGKVLSFESKMTQAATMIKDIRNYFQQPVLVIADSWFGNDGLWSRLGRGEGGFFHLLSRMRTNITLYDLAPVSTGKRKVGRPRKYGSRLGSVADCAACWKKKCRAYMVFLYGKTREVQAYSQIVMLKTMKCPVRVVFVYRKTRYVALMTTNLTLSVEQIIEYYGARWKIESGFKEIKQEIGSSKSQVRNSESVLNHLNFCMMATTLTWIYADRLENAPDRRHKIRGRAGFAFSDVRKTIAEAALSSDFYRVCPVPGQNPQKSFVKTLLRMVA
- a CDS encoding endonuclease/exonuclease/phosphatase family protein; this translates as MSKISSISVPKKDKNKTDTPVSVMTFNLRFGLAKDGPHAWEYRKTLVAKILEDYPSDFIGFQEVNHFQAEFLTRSLMHHNHIGWYNKRIERWQNNLILFDSSWECLGHRHFFLSHTPDIPSRLPGSIWPRQCVIGWFKKKNRHLLMVNTHFDFASKVQQESAGLIMEFIKRFPKGIPQIITGDFNTTPGSPAHRCFKSRGYGLVMEGESITTAHDFTGKKTGRHIDWILYRNGLSPVFKQVIQDSFNGLFPSDHYPVRAGFAWTL
- the cmoA gene encoding carboxy-S-adenosyl-L-methionine synthase CmoA, with product MYKDRVFAEKRTTITPFRFNEKVARVFEDMLVRSVPLYGEVLKQQARIARQYYKPGTQIFDLGCSHGNLGVLLLDCFDGVRFKMIAVDSAEPMIQRFKRRLAVHDSHGCIDLACACIENIVISNASVVVINLTLQFLDAEKRDCLIQSAFNGLCKGGILLLTEKTIHPDPQMNALEQEYYYQFKRENGYTELEISQKRDALERVLVPETVADHENRIQKAGFSSFNVWLKWFNFTSMMAVK
- a CDS encoding roadblock/LC7 domain-containing protein, which gives rise to MFNKEQLNAIDTIIKSHLIDSGVENVIYIDMAGNSITQHDNGNSNLDYMAFAALAAGNFAAVDAMAKLIGESEFSLLFHKGEKSSIHFSKVTENTILITMFPKSISLGIVRLKVSKVVTEINEICST
- a CDS encoding GTPase domain-containing protein, producing the protein MALVNVKTKEVKVKIVYYGPGRGGKTTNLEYINKTYRDQIKSEMVSLKTQDDRTLFFDFLPFDIGRIKGFKVIIQLYTVPGQVKYNATRRLVLKGVDGIVFVADIQKFQRKRNIESLNQLYENLKTHNLDLFDLPLVMQYNKVDLRNKGEDVIPTKILQQDLNSVLRVPAFEASALGGGNVMKTLKKIISMTLASIQDQLF
- a CDS encoding DUF4388 domain-containing protein, which gives rise to MNFQGDFEGLALASIFQLLCNDERTGMLTVTGNDDTSRVFFNNGTIVYATASLKEARLGFLLRTNGVISEQQLKKCLDLAKESKAHLGKILVNKGYISLETLKKYNIRQVETILYNLFFCEKGKFDYKDEKLNLKGMIVTQLNPMKLILEASRRIDELSVLKKCIPSDKMVYKMSGTVPNKNEIKLNANEWCVLSLVDGTRTVRQIINQSGYDDFAVYKILFSVISSGMIVEKEEVSLNGEGDEDDYSAIITVYGDLISVILKTLTNELGDHTSAVFEDAKKDLPEQFQQILKTYSPYNDKRPNLTQISNAMVHVSPAEDRRKILITGFNEYCYRILKNMGNILGTKSLLKVVDDLEKMLSYVEKYQTSSVEKDKIVNDFSSIIMDIKAEFKTKGKGGIFSFFS
- a CDS encoding peptidoglycan-binding domain-containing protein, whose translation is MDEPKSNFDNAEFLNHFRLNTDPFSSGREDLIFFHSFNLNANQPLTAEQTIVYIQFVLNAAGANHQIIIEEKTHQEVFRLSTGRVDQIRAIMDRALHNAFKDRTRTITKKYVEDTFIVPKRWRNVFKSLTFNSVITKIIIAAVLFGLIATALVFWSGKGEKTQSLKPEPIPPVAKKENIQAPEPLPTLHKIDEKPIQYRDDKLIEFLTAYNLEIYEPLFLKAIFSENFDDISDRIYNETGMMLIHFTSLPAIVEKKYHIYEKILLNPVHIRFFLFWKPTLMISKYENGIKGREIRQLQTMLQKIDLYHDEIDGIVDTKLTRSLIRFQRRNQLEQTEFPDITTLFFLTILSE